The following DNA comes from Maylandia zebra isolate NMK-2024a linkage group LG6, Mzebra_GT3a, whole genome shotgun sequence.
atgaaggctcggaggctgcagctggcgaggatgatgaggctgcagcaggcgaCGGCGTGGAAGCCGGAGACTGTAGCGCTGCAGGcgtggaagaagctgctgctgcccgtggcgtggatgaagctgcagctggcgaggatgatgaggctgcagttggcagctggacgggctcctcgggccccccagctgacgaggcaggaggctggacgggctcctcgggccccccagctgacgaggcaggaggctggctaggttctcctgaacctccagctgacgagtcttgaggctggacgggctcctcgggccccccagctgacgagtcttgaggctggacgggctcctcgggccatCCAGCTGGCGAGACAGGAAGCTgggcgggctcctcgggccccccagcaggcgaagcaggaggctggacgggctcctcgggccccccagcgaaaACAGTCTCTGGACCAGTGGGCACCGGGGCCCCTGGAACACACAGTTCAGagccagcaggcgcacgggcctctggcaggcacagttcagagccagcaggcgcacgggcctctggcaggcacagaacagagccagcaggcgcacgggcctctggcaggcacagaacagagccagcaggcgcacgggcctctggcaaacacaaagcagactgcagctgcacagagcatcgactcagctcaggcagcgacagccGGATACAGTCCTCAACTGGCTTCTTaatctccaggggtccagagtcggcCGGGGGCTgggacccagcctctggggaggccctggagtgtgTCACAGTCTCTGGGCTGGCCAGCTTTTGAGGACTGATTACAATATTATGTGGTGTGTCTCTCTGCTTGACATGAACAGGTGAAAAATAGTTCTTTCTGGGTTGGATGGACTTAACTTGTTGTGCAGGAGGAGTTGGTGACAACGATGGCTGAATAGGTGATAATAAGGCGGATGAGTCTCTTGTcaactgagctattgactgAGCTATGGATTGTAACCAAGTGTCTAATAGGTCTGGCTGTGACTGTAATGGGGGTGACGGTTGAGTGGCTAACTGAGCTAGTGGCTGCTGGGCAGCTAACTGAGCTACCGGCAGGGCAGCcgactcaaaaaacacagccccggaataaacagacacacagtccaaaacagaaaaagggtccttttcactcaccacagctggcAGTTCCAAAGTCCTAGTCTTCGGCTGTGGGGTGATGCGCCGACGGCGCGATCGTCGCTTCctcccgggcaaaacctccggcgggccgggcaaaacctccggcgggccgggcaaaacctccggcgggccgggcaaaatctTCGCCGCCGGGCTGAGTTGGGAAGCGGTAGCGGCTGGTGGGTGAAGGTGCAGTTCGTTGAGTATGAAGTCCTGTGCGAGCGGGTGAAGAGAGTCCAGCAGCCAGGAGTGAGCAGAGATGAGCTGCTGTAGCCTGGCTTCTACAGCGCGGAGACACTCTTCCCCCTCATGCTCGAGCCATAGGTTAACCAACCTGGAAACAGAGTCAGTTAGTTCCTCCCGAAGCTCCTCGGGAGGTGCGGGtgccgctgggtccatgtttggtcggctcgtactgtcacggctggcggagtgagccgtgtggagtggaggaaaaggaggacccaaaatgcagcaaactgatgatacgagtgaagtttatttacacggtggcagtggcaaaaacaggcaatgaagcatgagtaatgacaaacctaaactgggagaaactaaagagcaaacctgAAATCTTACAAAACGGAGAGcggagcagagagacgcagaccaaGGACCAGGATaccaagaaacacagacgagccgacaacgaacacagaccgacacccactatacacacacacacacacacacaaggtaatcgggtaatcgcacacaggagggaagaacagctgatctgaatacacatgactggaggacacaagctgaacacaatgacaacagacacagactttcagaacaaaacaggaaatctagaacccaaaccggacacaaggggggaggacacagaataactagaacagagggaaataatcacaaaacacaaaacgctgggtcaacgacccaggaccatgacataatgacccaaaacattcTGCAATAtcaacccaagagtttctcagTACATTACTTTTCAGCCTGTGAATACAAATGTCTGTAATTTGTGAATAATTGATGCGatcttttttcatttgttgaTGTAAGTGAATTGTACCAGATGTTTTTTGATACTTGCAACTGTTGCAAGTGCTCTGATAttattcctcgctgacagtagCCCCTAAATCCCTCGAATACTTAAGTTCTAGCTGGTGAACTAATACGACTAATTCTCCTGAATAATTCTAAATAAACAACAGACACAGGcagctgattttgttttgtgagaTCCGAATTCTAGCATGACAACACGGGATAATCTTTGAAGGCTGACAGACTTTGTTAGCCATTTATAACATGGCTAAGACAAAGTAACACCTGTTTCACTGATCAGGGCCAAAGGGGCTCAGTTCTCTGCAGCTGACGAACGTCTCCGAATTAAATCTTGTTTGTCCTTTAGGCTTTAATAGCAGTATCAATACTCATTTTGTACTCACTACTCATTTTCTCTGCTACTCATAGGTTTTACTCAGACCCCAGTCAGAGTTTGTTCTTCTGTCTGGTGCAAAATAAGGCTGCAGGGCTTTTAACAAAAACAGGACTATAAAGCTTCTTTTTTCAGGCTACAGATTCATTTAGAAATGAAGACTGGGCTCTAACACAAGCGTTCAACACCTCTGAGTGCTTCTTTGTCCATCTGATGCTGCTTATCATTGTCATTGTTTCACTGTATCATTGTCATTTGAAATGACTGCATTGCTCGCCTTGTTGAACTTGTTTGGGGTATTTTGGTGATTTGCTGCTTACTTCTGGTGCAAGCTATTACAAGATTAATATTGCCATCTTTCAGAATTTGGATCACAACAGATTTCGAATGATTGAGATTTAGTGTGAAGAAACACGACTAATTACTTGTCGCAAATAGATTTCCAATTTACTAATGAATGGCTTTTGCAGAATGTTTTGGCATAGAGGACATATTCACCAATGACTCAGAGTGAAACTGTGCAGCTAGAAATCCACACTGGTGCCATTTTAGTGAGATATTAATTAATGTTGTCTTTCTATCTCTTCCAGCCTTTTTGCACTTATTACTCAGCACTGAAGAGCCTCCAAATGCTGCTAACCTGAACGCATCAGAGTGGTTTGTTTATTTCTACTCCATTAAGCTTGAAGCTGACGCACTTCTGTATTCTATTCATGGCTTTGCTGACCTGTTAAGGACAAAAACACCGTTCTCATTAAGGAATATCCCATAAGCGCATGTGCATGAGCAGGAACACACTCAGATGTTCCCAGACTCATACACACAGACAGGATGCACCGGTGGTCTTCACAGTGTCTGACTAATTGTTTGGGTGACGAGGCTGCAGCTAATaggaaataaatgcaaaaatgatTTTTGCTCATATCAGTCACTAACATGGGACGAGAGGTTTTGAAGGTCATCACAACAATTTACTGTTAATTTATTCTTGTCAAAATTCAATCAAAATCAAAAGAACTGAAACATTAATATTAGAATATCAAAATCATTTCACTTCTGTTAGGAGGTGAGAAAAAGCCACGATGAGAGTGACTAACATAAGACGAACACACACTCAAAACTGAGTTTGTATAATTCTAATAGGCTGGAAAATCACTAGTATGAGCACCTTAATGAACCATTTCttctaatttctttaagtagtcttcaggaatagttctccaggcttcttaaaggacattcaaagctcttcttctgatgtttctgccttttcttcTGTTCTCCGTCAAGATGATCcatcactgcttcaataatgttgaggtccaggctctgaagagaccaatccatgactgatagtgttcaaCTATGTGTTTGTCTATCCAGttatgcttttctttcttctgcacagccagtgtgtttgggatcattggaGCTGTTACCAATCAAAGACTTCCCCTAGATCAAAATGATTTAGCATCAGCAAGCTCTCCAAGAccacagacagaaatgaggtcTAAAACTATAACAGAGCCTCCACCTTGTTTTACAGAatgctgtagacactcactgttgtacctctcctgacctcctctgttCATGCGGAACCAAAAATTGAAACCAAAAATGCaacatttggattcatcactccatcagaccCGTTGGCAttgattttcagttcagttcccGT
Coding sequences within:
- the LOC143419096 gene encoding uncharacterized protein LOC143419096 — protein: MDPAAPAPPEELREELTDSVSRLVNLWLEHEGEECLRAVEARLQQLISAHSWLLDSLHPLAQDFILNELHLHPPAATASQLSPAAKILPGPPEVLPGPPEVLPGPPEVLPGRKRRSRRRRITPQPKTRTLELPAVPSLSPTPPAQQVKSIQPRKNYFSPVHVKQRDTPHNIVISPQKLASPETVTHSRASPEAGSQPPADSGPLEIKKPVEDCIRLSLPELSRCSVQLQSALCLPEARAPAGSVLCLPEARAPAGSVLCLPEARAPAGSELCLPEARAPAGSELCVPGAPVPTGPETVFAGGPEEPVQPPASPAGGPEEPAQLPVSPAGWPEEPLQPRLDQPLLRSRLVLRRPRHLRVPNCRLDIGGHLPGRWWSVIVNMDDLLDAAAAFRAVGLQTCVIVAIAVRTVGRLNGFPVAAAAVCTVGPLNCLHSATAAFRSVYFGSSA